The Anaerolineales bacterium region CTCGCGAGCATGAGTTCTCCGTTCGCTCCTTCGCTGCTCAACGCGCGGGCGGAATTTCCCGGCGCAGGCACGTTCGCGATGGAACTCGCTCTCGACCGCTGGTATTTTTCCGAAGCCGCAAAGATTCTGAAGAACGAAGCGGAGCATCCCGACGCGTTAGCCGCCGCGCTGACGCTTGAAACCGATATCGCTAACGCGCTCACCGCCCTGCGCTTCGCTCAATCTCCAGCGGAGCGCGAGCGCCTCTCCGAACAGTTGGGGAGCGGCGAACTGACTCGTTTATTCATCCAGCCGAGCCGCATTCCGATAGAAGCGTTCGAAGGCGCGTGCCGGCAGGATCAGGTTTCATCGGCAGTGGAGGCGCTTTCCAAAACGACGATCGCGCCCGCGCTGCGCGCCGGGTTGGAAAAATACAACCTCTCGCGCCGGTTGAGCGATCTGGAACGCGCATTGAAACGCTACCGGTTGCAATGGCTCGCCGGGCAGATCGCACGCGACCCGCTCGGGATCGGCGTGACGCTGGGATACGTGGCGTTGAAAGTGAACGAAGTGGGAAACCTGCGCTGGATCGCGCACGGCGTTCACCTCGGCTTGCCGGTCGATTCGATCCGCGCGGAGTTGGAGATCGTCCAATGAGTCAGTTATTTGTGGTCACGCGTCCCGCGCTTGTGCCGGGCTTTCAACTCGCCGGTGTGGACGCGCACGGCGCGGACGATGTGGAAAGCGCGCAGGAAATGATCCAAACATGGATTCACGCGGGCGAATCCGGCTTGCTGGCAATTGACGACGGTCTGCTGGCGCGCATGGATGAAGCGTTCATCAAACGGCTTGATTCTGCCGCGCAGTTGCCGTATATCGCCATCCCCGGTGGGAAACCGCTGGGCGAAGAAGCCTCCCAAAAGGATCGCATCGCCGCGCTCATCCGTCAGGCGATCGGCGCGCATATCACGTTCAAAGGGAAAGATGAAAACGATGAATGACACTCAAAGCACAACCGGAAGGATTGTCCGCATTGCCGGACCCGTCGTACGCGCGGCTGGGTTGGAAAACATCCGCTTGTATGACGTGGTGCGCGTGGGCGAATTGGGACTCATCGGCGAGGTCATCCGCCTGGCGGACGATTTGACGACGATTCAAGTCTATGAAGATACTTCGGGAGTCCGCGTGGGCGAATCGGTTACGAACACGGGTTATCCGCTTGTGGCTCAACTCGGTCCCGGGCTTTTGGGGCAGGTTTATGACGGTTTGCAGAGACCGCTGAACATTCTTGCCAGCGGGAACGAAGAATTCATCCAACGCGGCGTGCAGGCTTCGCCGTTGCCCGAAGATCGGCGCTGGCATTTTACGCCGCGTGTTTCGGAGGGAGAGATCGTCGGTCCCGGCGACGTTTTGGGCGTTGTGCAAGAATCCCAGACCATTGAACATCGCATCATGATGCCGCCGCGCCAACGCGGACGCGTGACGCGAATCCGCGCGGGCGAGTTTAACGTCCACGAAACGGTGGCAGTTGTAAGGTCGGATGAAGCGGGCGCAGAGATCGAGATCACGTTGACGCAGCGCTGGCCCGTCCGCGAACCGCGTCCGTGTCAGTCGCGCCTTGCGCCGCGCGAACCGATGATGACCGGCACGCGCATCATCGACGCGTTCTTCCCGATCGCGAAAGGCGGCTCGGCGATCATCCCCGGCGGATTCGGGACCGGCAAAACCATCACCGAGCATAGTCTTGCGCGTTGGGCGGAAGCGGATGTGGTGGTGTATGTGGGTTGCGGCGAGCGAGGCAACGAAATGACCGAGGTGCTCGAGGAATTTCCGAAACTCGAAGACCCGCGCACCGGCGCAAAGTTGATGGAACGGACGGTGTTGATCGCGAACACGTCGAACATGCCGGTGGCGGCGCGCGAAGCGAGCATTTACACCGGCATCACCATCGCGGAGTATTACCGCGACATGGGCTACAGCGTGCTGATGCTCGCCGATTCGACCTCGCGTTGGGGCGAGGCGCTGCGCGAGATCTCGGGACGGTTGGAGGAAATGCCCGGCGAAGAAGGCTACCCAGCCTACCTCGCCGCGCGGCTGGCGGAATTTTACGAGCGCGCCGGTCGGGTCTACTGTTTGGGGAATCACGCCGTGAGCGAGGACGGCAATGGAAGGATCGGTTCGGTTTCCATCGTCGGCGCGGTTTCGCCGCCCGGCGGAGATTTTTCGGAGCCGGTCACTCAAAATTCGATGCGCGTGGCAAGCACGTTCTGGGCGCTCGATTACAACCTTTCGCGCCGCAGGCACTTCCCTGCCATCAACTGGACGAACAGTTATTCGTTGTACGATTTCAAGAGTTGGTTCGAGCGCGAAGTGGCGGAGGATTGGAACGAACTGACAAAGGAATCCATGGCGCTTCTGCAACGCGAAGTGGAACTGCTCGAGATCGTGCAACTGGTCGGACCCGACGCGCTGGCAGAACCCGAACGCGCGATCCTCGCGGTGGCGCGCATGTTGCGCGAGGATTTCCTCCAGCAGTCTTCGTTCCACGAAATAGACCGCTATTGCGCCATCCGCAAAGCGTACTGGATGTTGAAGTCCATCATGGATTTTCACCGCCTGACCCAAGCCGCGCTCGAAGCCAACGTCCCGCTCGAACGCGTCACATCCATGCCGGTCGTGCCGCAGATCGCGCGCATGAAGGAATTCCCGGCGCAAACGGCGGAAGCCGATATCCAAACCTTGATGACGCGTGTGCAGGAAGATTTTTCGAAGATGGGAGTCAACTGAGATGACCAACGCCATCCCCATGCCCCGGCTATTCACCACCGAATACCGCACCTTGTCGCAGATCCGCGGACCGCTCGTGTTCGTCGAACGCATCGCGGATGTGGCATATAACGAAGTGGTGGAGGTGGTCGGTCCCGACGGAGAAGTGCGACTCGGACAAGTCCTCGAAGTGGATCAGCAACACTGTATGGTACGCATCTTTATCGGGACCTCGGGTCTGGATCTCCAGCGGACGCGCGTCCGTTTCACCGGCGACGTGGCGCGGCTGGGCGTTTCGCTCTCCATGCTGGGACGCGTGCTCAACGGCGCCGGCGTTCACATTGACGGAGGTCCGCCCATCACGCCGGAGCAAATGCTCGATATCAACGGCTTGCCGATCAACCCGTCCATGCGCGCGCAACCAAGCGAATTCATCCAGACCGGCGTTTCGGCGATTGACGGCTTGAACACGTTGACGCGCGGCCAGAAACTGCCGATCTTCTCCGGCGCGGGTCTGCCCGCCAACGAACTCGCCGCGCAGATCGCCTCTCATGCCAAAGTCGCCAGCGCGCAAGGCGGAGACAGCGAACCTTTCGCGGTCGTGTTTGCCGCCATCGGCATCACACAACGCGAGACCTCGTTCTTCATGGATCAATTCCGCGCCAGCGACACGATGGATCGCACTGTGTTGTTCATCAACCGCGCCGACGACCCGTCCATCGAACGGATTCTCACGCCGCGCGCCGCGCTCACCGCCGCCGAATATCTCGCATACACTCATAACCGCCATGTGCTGGTCATCCTCACGGATATGACCAACTATTGCGAAGCCCTGCGCGAGATCGCCGCGGCAAGCGAAGAAGTGCCGGGCAGGCGCGGCTACCCCGGTTACATGTACTCCGATCTTTCGAGTCTCTACGAACGCTCCGGGCGAATCCGCGGCAAGCCCGGCTCTGTGACGCAACTCATCATCCTCGCCATGCCCGACGACGACATCACGCATCCCATCCCCGACCTGACCGGCTACATCACCGAAGGACAGATCGTACTCAGCCGCGATATGCACCGCAAGGGAATTTATCCGCCCATTGACGTGTTGCCGTCGCTTTCACGCTTGATGAACGAAGGCATCGGCAAGAATAAAACACGCGCCGACCACCGTCCGCTGGCGGATCAACTCTACGCGCTATACGCGGAAGGACGCGACTTGCGGCGGCTGGTGGCGATCATCGGCGAAGCCGCGCTCTCCGCCGAAGACCGGCGTGTGCTTGAATTTGCGAACCGCTTCGAGGATAGTTTCGTCGG contains the following coding sequences:
- a CDS encoding V-type ATPase subunit translates to MADYDYGNARLRVMKSRLLTPRELEALSSAGSVPGLIAALTRTVYQKTVEAALTHSSGMRCIDDALKNDLVAVIGKVRGFYDESAGKTTALFLRMYDIHNLKAILRGLSRNAESADILSVLLPVGELDLNLLNQLARLNDPREAVDLLASMSSPFAPSLLNARAEFPGAGTFAMELALDRWYFSEAAKILKNEAEHPDALAAALTLETDIANALTALRFAQSPAERERLSEQLGSGELTRLFIQPSRIPIEAFEGACRQDQVSSAVEALSKTTIAPALRAGLEKYNLSRRLSDLERALKRYRLQWLAGQIARDPLGIGVTLGYVALKVNEVGNLRWIAHGVHLGLPVDSIRAELEIVQ
- a CDS encoding V-type ATP synthase subunit A, with the translated sequence MKTMNDTQSTTGRIVRIAGPVVRAAGLENIRLYDVVRVGELGLIGEVIRLADDLTTIQVYEDTSGVRVGESVTNTGYPLVAQLGPGLLGQVYDGLQRPLNILASGNEEFIQRGVQASPLPEDRRWHFTPRVSEGEIVGPGDVLGVVQESQTIEHRIMMPPRQRGRVTRIRAGEFNVHETVAVVRSDEAGAEIEITLTQRWPVREPRPCQSRLAPREPMMTGTRIIDAFFPIAKGGSAIIPGGFGTGKTITEHSLARWAEADVVVYVGCGERGNEMTEVLEEFPKLEDPRTGAKLMERTVLIANTSNMPVAAREASIYTGITIAEYYRDMGYSVLMLADSTSRWGEALREISGRLEEMPGEEGYPAYLAARLAEFYERAGRVYCLGNHAVSEDGNGRIGSVSIVGAVSPPGGDFSEPVTQNSMRVASTFWALDYNLSRRRHFPAINWTNSYSLYDFKSWFEREVAEDWNELTKESMALLQREVELLEIVQLVGPDALAEPERAILAVARMLREDFLQQSSFHEIDRYCAIRKAYWMLKSIMDFHRLTQAALEANVPLERVTSMPVVPQIARMKEFPAQTAEADIQTLMTRVQEDFSKMGVN
- a CDS encoding V-type ATP synthase subunit B; this translates as MTNAIPMPRLFTTEYRTLSQIRGPLVFVERIADVAYNEVVEVVGPDGEVRLGQVLEVDQQHCMVRIFIGTSGLDLQRTRVRFTGDVARLGVSLSMLGRVLNGAGVHIDGGPPITPEQMLDINGLPINPSMRAQPSEFIQTGVSAIDGLNTLTRGQKLPIFSGAGLPANELAAQIASHAKVASAQGGDSEPFAVVFAAIGITQRETSFFMDQFRASDTMDRTVLFINRADDPSIERILTPRAALTAAEYLAYTHNRHVLVILTDMTNYCEALREIAAASEEVPGRRGYPGYMYSDLSSLYERSGRIRGKPGSVTQLIILAMPDDDITHPIPDLTGYITEGQIVLSRDMHRKGIYPPIDVLPSLSRLMNEGIGKNKTRADHRPLADQLYALYAEGRDLRRLVAIIGEAALSAEDRRVLEFANRFEDSFVGQGTASREILETLDYAWELLAPIPGEALKRIPRDYIEQYHKK
- a CDS encoding V-type ATP synthase subunit F, which produces MSQLFVVTRPALVPGFQLAGVDAHGADDVESAQEMIQTWIHAGESGLLAIDDGLLARMDEAFIKRLDSAAQLPYIAIPGGKPLGEEASQKDRIAALIRQAIGAHITFKGKDENDE